CATCAACTGCAAACTCGATAGGGTTAAATTTCATGATGACGCTCCTTGTTTTGTTACCAGTAGAGTTGGAAGGTGGCCTGGAAGGCCTCGATCACCTTGTCGACATGTGTCAACGCAGCGCCGAAAATCATGTGGGTTAGGCCGCGCCAAATGGCGTCGTCGCCCCCCTGTGAGCTTTCTCCCTCTAGTGCTGCTTTCTTCATCAGCAGCAGCCCTTTGAAGAAGAAGCAACCGCCTGCAAATGAAGCAAGGGTCAGCACCGCGTTTACAGCATCCTTAAACCTGCCAAAGCTATCGGCTCCGCTGTAGGAAATGGCCCCGTAGGTGGTAGAGCCGCTACCAAAGCTCGTCCAAGTTGTGCTGATCATCCCGGACATGTTGAACAGAGCAGCGCCAATCACGAGCACTGCGAATGTGCTGCCGAGCGTGATTGGACGGTGGCCAGGTTCAATGGTGGCAAGCTGCATCCGACGCAGCACGGTCCCGGCGTAAACCATCCCGGCGAGAGCGCTCAAGGACCAGAGCAACCCCCACAGAACGGCGACCAATGAGTTGGCCGCCGAGATGATCATGCTTGCCAGATCCATATTCGGTTCCTTAGCGGATCACGCCACGAGAAGTGGTGACTCGACGTGCCACAGGGTCAATCCCCGTGATCTTCACGCCGTCTACGAGATCGCCTACCTGGACTACGAAAGTTTTTTCTCCGTGCTGAATCCAGGCTTGGTCTGAGTAAACGGTATTCAGGGTGTAGCCAGCCATTGCCGATGGTTGGCTCACCTGAGCTTGACGGCGTACAGCGGGGGAATGGACAACTTTCTTGCCCGCATCAGCTTTGTCCGATTCGAGAAGAGCGACCTTTGCTTCTAATTCGCTGATGGTTTTTTGCAGACCGACCACTACACCGCTCAGGCTCCCCACTTGCTCATTGAGGCCTTTCAGT
The window above is part of the Pseudomonas putida genome. Proteins encoded here:
- the traQ gene encoding conjugal transfer protein TraQ gives rise to the protein MDLASMIISAANSLVAVLWGLLWSLSALAGMVYAGTVLRRMQLATIEPGHRPITLGSTFAVLVIGAALFNMSGMISTTWTSFGSGSTTYGAISYSGADSFGRFKDAVNAVLTLASFAGGCFFFKGLLLMKKAALEGESSQGGDDAIWRGLTHMIFGAALTHVDKVIEAFQATFQLYW